A DNA window from Fragaria vesca subsp. vesca linkage group LG3, FraVesHawaii_1.0, whole genome shotgun sequence contains the following coding sequences:
- the LOC101308647 gene encoding OPA3-like protein-like — translation MVLPLVKLGTLLLKTMSKPVAARLKYAAGKHPRFRQIIVNMAQANHRITTKMQRSLYSHATDAEIRPLNEEKAVQAAVDLIGEFFVFTVAVVAMIFEVQRSARSEARKEEARKQELEAMKQRDEDLSREVELLRSKYEELEKLAKGQGLSGVFNFKRVAEKEGANSVKPA, via the exons ATGGTGCTCCCTCTTGTAAAGCTCGGAACTTTGCTGTTAAAGACTATGAGCAAACCAGTAGCCGCCAGGCTTAAATATGCAGCTGGGAAGCACCCCAGGTTCCGCCAGATTATCGTCAACATGGCTCAG GCAAACCACCGAATCACCACGAAAATGCAAAGAAGCCTCTACAGTCATGCAACTGATGCCGAGATTCGGCCCTTGAATGAAGAGAAGGCTGTGCAGGCTGCTGTGGACCTCATCGGGGAGTTCTTTGTCTTCACG GTTGCAGTAGTTGCTATGATTTTTGAAGTGCAAAGAAGTGCCAGATCAGAAGCCAGAAAAGAGGAAGCACGAAAGCAAGAACTGGAG GCAATGAAGCAAAGAGATGAAGATTTATCAAGAGAAGTGGAACTTCTGAGGAGCAAATATGAAGAACTGGAGAAGCTTGCCAAGGGACAAGGGCTCAGTGGTGTTTTCAATTTTAAGCGTGTTGCTGAAAAAGAAGGTGCCAATTCAGTAAAACCAGCTTGA
- the LOC101308939 gene encoding transcription factor VOZ1-like: protein MRKGSKSNCKSVSHKLFKDKAKNRVDDLQGMFMDLQFARKESRTIDATLLEEQVHQMLREWKSELNETSPASSFQQGGSVGSFSSDICRLLQLCEEEDDASSPLAAPKPEPNDQKLDTGESLVFQEGFSVNHGQQEHSFPMADQCKSSLLGVRSAGVNNLQGVNQLDYHQLDLRQSFDHNYYTCFNGTALSVEDDLSHATSYLPSICPPPSAFLGPKCALWDCPRPAQGLDWCQDYCSSFHAALALNEGPPGMAPVLRPGGIGLKDGLLFAALSAKAQGKDVGIPECEGAATAKSPWNAPELFDLYVLEGEMLREWLFFDKPRRAFESGNRKQRSLPDYNGRGWHESRKQVMNEFGGLKRSYYMDPQPLNLFEWHLYEYEISKCDACALYRLELKLVDGKKSSKGKLSNDSVADLQKQMGRLSAEFPSDNKRNVKGRAKVNAKVGVGTVYYTPSQGTATNGTSTNGTFDYGTGPPYDYVVDNLSGYYLT from the exons ATGAGGAAGGGTTCAAAGAGCAATTGCAAGTCGGTTTCGCATAAGCTGTTCAAGGACAAAGCCAAGAACCGTGTGGATGACTTGCAGGGCATGTTCATGGATCTCCAATTTGCCAGGAAGGAGAGCCGCACTATCGATGCCACACTTCTCGAAGAGCAAGTCCATCAGATGCTCCGCGAGTGGAAATCCGAGCTGAATGAGACGTCCCCAGCTTCTTCTTTTCAGCAA GGCGGTAGTGTTGGTTCGTTCTCTTCAGACATTTGTCGGCTGTTGCAGCTCTGTGAGGAGGAAGATGATGCCAGTAGTCCATTAGCTGCACCAAAACCTGAGCCTAACGACCAGAAATTGGACACTGGAGAGAGTTTGGTCTTTCAAGAG GGATTCAGTGTGAATCATGGGCAACAGGAACACAGCTTTCCAATGGCTGATCAATGCAAGAGCTCCCTTCTAGGAGTTCGCAGTGCCGGTGTTAACAATTTGCAAGGGGTTAATCAATTGGACTATCATCAGCTTGACCTGCGTCAAAGCTTTGATCACAACTACTACACTTGTTTTAATGGTACAGCTTTGAGTGTGGAGGATGATTTGTCTCATGCCACTAGTTATCTACCAAGTATATGCCCTCCACCTTCGGCTTTCTTAGGCCCAAAGTGCGCACTTTGGGATTGTCCTAGGCCTGCTCAAGGGTTGGACTGGTGTCAAGATTACTGTAGTAGCTTTCATGCTGCTTTAGCGTTGAATGAAGGACCACCTGGTATGGCTCCAGTCCTACGACCTGGGGGCATTGGCCTTAAGGATGGTCTACTCTTTGCTGCTCTTAGTGCGAAGGCACAAGGAAAAGATGTTGGAATCCCTGAGTGTGAGGGTGCTGCTACTGCAAAGTCTCCATGGAATGCACCTG AACTCTTTGATCTTTATGTTCTTGAGGGAGAGATGCTTCGGGAATGGCTCTTTTTTGACAAGCCTCGAAGAGCATTTGAGAGCGGTAACAGAAAGCAGAGGTCGTTGCCAGATTACAACGGACGAGGTTGGCATGAGTCAAGGAAGCAAGTGATGAATGAATTTGGAGGGCTGAAGAGATCCTACTATATGGATCCGCAACCACTGAACCTTTTTGAGTGGCACCTTTATGAATATGAGATCAGCAAGTGTGATGCTTGTGCCCTCTACAGATTGGAACTGAAACTTGTTGATGGGAAGAAAAGTTCCAAGGGAAAACTAAGCAATGATTCAGTTGCTGATCTCCAGAAGCAAATGGGAAGGCTTTCTGCTGAGTTCCCCTCTGATAACAAGCGCAATGTGAAGGGCAGGGCCAAAGTGAATGCAAAGGTTGGTGTTGGAACCGTCTATTACACTCCATCTCAAGGGACAGCAACAAATGGGACATCAACAAATGGGACATTTGACTATGGAACAGGTCCGCCATATGATTATGTTGTTGACAATCTAAGTGGGTATTACCTAACATGA
- the LOC101309225 gene encoding transcription elongation factor 1 homolog isoform 1 encodes MGKRKSSAKPAPKKRMDKLDTVFSCPFCGHGSSVECRLDMKNLIGEANCRICQEHFSTTVNALSEAIDIYSEWIDECERVNHLEDEGDA; translated from the exons ATGGGGAAAAGGAAGTCGTCGGCAAAGCCAGCTCCTAAGAAGCGGATGGACAAGCTTGACACTGTCTTCAGCTGTCCCTTCTGTGGCCACGGCTCCAGTGTCGAATGCCGCCT TGATATGAAGAACCTGATTGGGGAAGCCAATTGCAGAATATGCCAAGAACACTTCAGCACAACTGTTAACG CTTTGTCTGAAGCAATAGACAT CTACAGTGAATGGATCGATGAATGTGAACGGGTTAACCATCTCGAAGATGAGGGTGATGCTTAA
- the LOC101305353 gene encoding uncharacterized protein LOC101305353, translating into MTSAHSLLLHPPLVSFTRPSRCSLFSTPRNSRFTLACCSSRKTAPVTEQEVLQAISESAEKSLPCVRTYENELARLGVVGAVDFQQALTAAAADGGEAADEHIREGVPAMVVETLLPGNSDPYSTISTRLFLPARKVKEKAGKLRSSITQDMLSTTTSRNILAMTFRQVVLELLWNFQLVVFRPGTQRNMKDLENAREVPACVTLSSSDERILSVLAEVVCISALQNTEKQFLEDYTGKTPSDLLHSFRKPRRIVSKDSSVVIYKLFEDEIVENAKSLLEHFNSAKNSFKSVKTKSKWWTPSALSKLEKIGGPEFSCWTSEYVPAYKLQIDANRHKDVKFEGWRKCGETSWEVLLTHSQMVGLADIIDMYYEDLYTLPDKELSCGDIASFTNISNKKTGSFLLKLLSVSLASGILLVAISALGQFGLPYLHKGGKYLGERRSIPSSEVDSALNQCSDTVKLEAFCESVVKKVKDSLGWPGEITLERNVGAWTGKVPDYLRMAVEDHLNNEDLSTISVPLDKIDEDLKASAQDIASYQVVLSADGKIVGFQPLSRAAVNHWAANPLSKELYGGKKLSPGLMEPGLKVQCPDEIAVIELLMSVKPDASFAFARPVR; encoded by the exons ATGACGTCAGCCCACTCTCTCCTCCTCCATCCTCCTCTCGTCTCCTTCACACGGCCTTCTCGCTGCTCTCTCTTCTCTACGCCCCGGAATTCCCGTTTTACCCTCGCCTGCTGTTCTTCTCGGAAAACGGCGCCGGTGACGGAGCAAGAGGTCCTGCAGGCGATTTCTGAGTCGGCCGAGAAGAGCCTGCCGTGCGTGAGGACGTACGAGAATGAGTTGGCGCGGCTGGGAGTGGTCGGCGCCGTGGATTTTCAGCAGGCGCTAACGGCGGCCGCCGCGGACGGAGGAGAGGCCGCCGACGAGCACATTAGGGAGGGCGTGCCTGCTATGGTTGTGGAGACTTTGTTGCCGGGTAATTCCGACCCGTACAGCACAATCTCGACCCGGCTG TTTCTTCCTGCTAGAAAAGTTAAAGAAAAAGCTGGTAAACTGAGAAGCTCCATCACTCAAGATATGCTGTCAACCACAACTTCTAGAAACATACTTGCTATGACATTTAGACAAGTAGTGTTAGAACTGCTCTGGAACTTTCAACTAGTTGTTTTTAGACCTGGAACTCAAAGGAATATGAAGGATCTTGAAAACGCGAGAGAG GTCCCTGCATGTGTCACCCTTAGTTCATCAGATGAACGGATTTTATCTGTGCTCGCAGAAGTTGTATGCATCTCTGCTCTTCAAAACACAGAGAAACAATTTCTTGAAGATTACACAGGCAAAACACCGAGTGATTTACTTCATTCGTTTCGAAAGCCTAGACGGATTGTGTCAAAAGATTCCTCAGTTGTCATATACAAATTATTTGAAGATGAGATAGTTGAAAATGCCAAGAGCCTGCTCGAACATTTTAATTCCGCCAAGAACAGTTTTAAGTCTGTAAAAACAAAATCAAAGTGGTGGACACCATCTGCACTCTCTAAACTGGAAAAGATTGGCGGTCCAGAATTTAGTTGTTGGACTAGTGAGTATGTTCCAGCTTACAAGCTACAAATTGATGCTAATCGGCATAAGGATGTGAAATTTGAAGGCTGGAGAAAATGTGGAGAAACTAGCTGGGAAGTTCTTTTGACACACTCCCAGATG GTTGGATTGGCTGATATAATAGATATGTACTATGAGGATCTTTATACCCTGCCTGATAAGGAACTATCTTGTGGTGATATAGCAAGTTTCACCAACATATCTAATAAAAAG ACGGGATCTTTCTTATTAAAACTGTTATCTGTCTCCCTTGCAAGTGGAATTCTTCTCGTTGCAATCAGTGCTCTTGGTCAATTTGGTTTACCTTATCTACATAAAGGTGGGAAGTACTTGGGAGAACGCAGATCTATTCCATCATCTGAAGTTGATAGTGCACTAAATCAGTGTTCAGATACTGTGAAG TTGGAAGCATTTTGCGAATCTGTTGTTAAAAAGGTAAAAGATTCTCTGGGTTGGCCAGGTGAGATAACATTGGAAAGAAATGTGGGTGCTTGGACCGGCAAAGTACCAGATTATTTGAGGATGGCTGTTGAAGATCATTTAAACAACGAAGACCTGTCAACTATTTCTGTTCCTTTAGATAAAATTGATGAAGACTTGAAAGCATCGGCACAAGATATTGCTAGTTATCAG GTGGTTTTGTCAGCAGATGGCAAGATAGTGGGATTCCAACCTCTAAGCAGGGCGGCTGTTAACCATTGGGCTGCAAATCCCTTATCGAAGGAGTTATATGGAGGAAAAAAGCTTTCTCCTG GGCTGATGGAACCTGGTCTCAAGGTCCAGTGTCCAGATGAGATTGCTGTCATAGAGTTGTTGATGTCAGTAAAACCAGATGCATCTTTTGCCTTCGCCCGGCCAGTTCGATAA